Part of the Trypanosoma brucei brucei TREU927 chromosome 2, complete sequence genome, TTGAAGAGAAGCCAACGGGTTGTCGAGGGCGAATCATTACATGGCCAAAGTCTAAGAATGCACAGGACGATTATGAAGCTATTGTTCCTCTGGGACACGTGCCACGCTACCTGGATGCTGTCCATGATGAGGGTGCAGCGCTTTGTGATTTAAAAGCTTCGTTTTCTTAAAAGCGGGCTTGCTGATGGACACCCGATCAGGTTTCTTATGCCGGACGGCAGGTGGAAAGCTCGTGGAACTTGCCCGACTTCCTATGGGTTACAAGTGTGGCCCGGGAGTCTTACACACGGCCCCGTGTGTATTGGCCGGGGACTCTGCAGTAGTGAAAGCTGAATATGCAGCGCCTTCGTAGCTAAAAGTACATGTGTGGATTGATAATATTCGTATTAGCAGTCCACGGGAAGTTGTAAACTGATGGAACAAGGTGATTAGAAGAAACATGTTACAGCGCGGCGCAACTTCATGGAAAAGCAAGTCCATCACCGCACTATATGATTTCATTGGAGTCCACTTTGGTCATGGTTCAAAGATGGTGCCATTGAGCAAAAAAACGGTGCGGAAACTCAGGAGGCTATCCCACTGAGAGGGTTACTGTTGACAGTTTGGAGAGCATAGTATCCCGAATGATGTATGCGGCAGGGGCACGGGGAGGTTCTCTGTTccgacatttttttttcttaaagatGGTAAGACGGCGCTTGTCGGAGCTCAACAGGTGTGTCTTGGCGCAGAACGACATGGCACGGCTTTCCCTCCAGGCAATCCGCATGGGGCAGGAGTGACTAAGCGGGTTGATCGAAAAAGAACCCGTTAAGCCGTCAAGGTAATTACCGACTTCTGCAACATCGGTTACCGATGCTTCTATACACGGCTGGTGAGCTTCACTTTTTAAGGACAATGGGAAAGTATGGGCTTCAGGAGGCCAGCGGGCACAACCTCCACATTGTATCTCTCATACCAAGGCGAGAGCAGTGACATTGGCATTGAGAGCTTTTCAGGGCAGCCTGCTTAATAATATTTACGTATGTGTGGATAATACTACAGTTATGCATGTCACGAAAAAAGGTAACACACACTCCGATGCTTCGGTTCAAGAAGTAAGTTTAATAGATCATGTTTATCTGGAGGAAGGCATCGAGGCTCTTTGGGACTATGTTGTTTCATTAGCGAATTTCGCTGATGGTATCTCACGGAGGAGGGCGGTTTTTCCATCGGACTTAGCGAAAGGGTGGAACTTGTGATAGGGAGCGCGGGAGGCGGGATGAGAACGCTTTCACCAATTCCTTATCGTaagtgttttgtttctttcattgtCTTAATATTGGGAGTTTTACCTACATTGAAAAAGCTTACCGTGATACCCCAAAATTGGCCATTTAAATAATTATATCTTTATCATAATTCTCTTCTATATGTAGGAGTAGGTAAGGTGCAAactattcttttcttttgtagtTGTGATTTGGTATCATTTTTCGTcacttttgttgtgtttgtgccgCTGGTGTGGCGGAAGGAGGAATTAACCGGATTtatccccttttctttttctatgttGGATTTGCGTCTGATTATAAGATTCATCCGTGCGTGTTGTATAATTATTGattgttttatgtttgtaATTGGTTATTTGTTGCTTGTTTCTTATATTGctcttttatttgcttcgtTGATATGCTCAAATATATTCTTTTACATGTTTGTAGTGTAGTGTAGTTGAAGGAAAGGGTCCTAGTTTGTACCTGAGTATTGTGTTACTCTTTTTTATATATGGGAAGGAATTGCCAATGCTTATATCTGCCTCCTTTGTGTCTTACCAGCGCATGATCGTTGCAGAACATCGTGTTACGGCTACAATGAAaggtgttgttgatgttatgCTCGAGCAGCTTCCTCGTTATGACACTAAAGCCGTCTATCAGTATGATGAAAGcgtgtttcattttcttgttgAAAATGAACTTGTGTACGGTTGTGTCACAGGTGTGGATCACACAAAGCGCGTGGTATTTGAATTTTTGTCACGTATCCGTGatttctttaaaaaagagtTTGCTGGTAGCGATAGGCGATATCCACGACCCTCGGCTATTTCTTTCAGTGCTTGCAGTAAATTCGGCGCAGTGCTTTCAGATAATATGCGGTCATTCAATGAAACTAATAGTACAGATAAACTTGGTGAAATTAATAAACTTGTTGATGATACGAAGCATACAATGTTGGGGAACATAGACGTGCTAATTGATCGCGGGGAGCGAATTGAATTATTGTGTCATAAGACGGAAGTGCTTAACACCGGATCCCGTGCTTTTCAGTCCAGTGCTAGGTCGTTAAAGTGGAAAGTGTGTATGGGAAAGATGCGGTTTGTTATTGGGacgtttttacttttccttttctttgcgaccatatctttcattttcatttgcgGCACTAACCTCAAGTGCAAAAAGTAGGAAACACGCTATCACGTAGTCGGACATTTTTTCATAGTGTAGTTTTTTATAGTTATTTCcactttgaaaaaaaaacattggtCACTTATTGCAGTTGCAGAGTAAGTGGTATTTGACAGATACCTGCTGTTTTATTGCATTATCTTTCGGGTCTTATCactaaaaagcaaaaagaagctatacaaggaaagggaaacttGTCAAGGAAGTCCATTCTAAAAGAACCTATGGTGGTTACTTTGGTGGAACCAACGAAATGGGCTAATTTAATAGAGGAATACCCAGACACTCTTTATTCTTCCGAATCGGCAAAGAATGTTGAAAATGTACTCTCGAAAACGTCTACGAGGAGGCACCAAAAAGTGCTGTTCAACGCCGCCAAACCCTTTATGCCAAAAATGATACACGATTGCATTGGTACTTCGATTCTGAACTCTCTTGTTAAGTATGGTACTGTTACTACCGTCGACGGCGTTTGCAAAATAGTTTTCGAGTCTTGTGAAAAAATTCTGAGATGCCGATGCAGCCCTGAAAATCAACGAATTGAATCGTTGGGTTCGCTTTTGGAACGCATTGTTTACCGCTACGACTGTTTGGGTAATTACCGGCAAAACATCATCGAAGTACTGAAGTCTCTAAGGCCCTCACAGCTTATGGGCACCCCTGTGCTCTTGTTGGCTGCCGCGCGACTGTTAATTCAAAATAGGGATTTTGCATCTTTGGTTCTGACAAATAGTGAGGCTCGAACGGAGTTTTTTTCAGCCTCCTTAGTAAGAACGAATAGGGGCGTCGTATCTGCTTTCTGCAAAATTCTTTTATCAGAAGATGCTTTAAAGGACGGTGAAATGACTGGTCTTTGTTCGGCGTTTATTTTCGATTCCTTTTCCGGATTGTATGAACCAAAAGCCACGCTGCGACCGATGAAAGACATAACACTACTACTGGCTAGCTGCGGTTCCATTGATGGGGTCCGAAATCTCGGGAAAAGTCTGGCGCGTTGGCCGGATATTCACGGTAGGGCAAAGGGTGATGATTATGCCAAAATTGTGGCTCATATTTTATCCCGCCTACCTGATACCGACAGCGGATTGCCGCTTGTTAAGGCAGTTCTTCACTCTGAAGAGGATATAAATGATCGACTTCGTTGTCGCAAATCATCTCATTTGCATCTTCTCGCTTCAATTGCTGAAAAGCAGTCGTACGTTCAAGTTCTCTCAGAGGCATTGGGTACTTCTGTGGAAAAGAAGCTTGCGAGTGCTGTTGTGCAGTACCGAAGAGTGACGAAACCACGAGTGGTTTCGACAAAAGAGTTGCTTTCCCGAAAGCTTGCCGATATGCGGAAAGGCTCCGGGGAGAATGACAGCGCGCGTAACGTTTCCAAGAGATTCCGTGAATGGTAATGAATATCCttactatatatatagcGTTTAGTTTGTCATGGTGTTGAGGGATCATGTGATATTGTGTTATTgccatttttaaaaaaagtccTGTACTTAACGCATTACatttctcccctccctcctttcccctaCGGGAGTGGCAAAAAGGTTTAAAAGGCAGAATGAAGCGTGTAGCTCAGAGTGCCCTTATCGCACGGTCGTGTGGGACATTTCTGTGCTCGAGGCGATGCAGCTTACTTGAACACAGGACGAAAGGCTCCATGTTCATGAAGCATTTAGATTTATATGCTAGACGGGATCCCCAGCTGGCTCCTTACTTGCTTAGGGAAGTTGACATAGAATATAAGAGGAGGTGTCGAAAGGTCTCGTTTTGTGCATGGATATGCGTATTTACCGCTGTAACTGCAGTGCAAATTCGTATGCAAAGTGAGCAGTTGCACTACATGCGTTTGTACGCCGATTGTGTAGAAGCTGAGCAACGCGCTAAGGATGAGGATGGGATCCGGCGAAGGAAGGCACTTGTTGCATTGATGAACGTTGCGAAAGATGCATTCGGTCGGAATCAGTCATGGGGTAATGAAGATCAAGAAAAGGCTCTCAAAGAATTGTGAATTATTGGTGACAATCGGCGTGATAATCGGCAACGTTTCTGAAGGATAGAGAAGCTGCTTTCCCTGTTGACGGTTAGTGCAGCATGGAACTTGTcctctgtttcttttattacgCCTACATTTTGCTAACTTTGTTGTAGCGCTGGTTCTTTGTGTTGCGCCTCCTTTTGGGTCGGTGCTGGATTTTAAACCTTAGTAACAAACGTgtaaaccttttttttactcggGGTGTCGTACATGTCACTGGGCACCATCGTGCATATTCTTATATTCCACTTAAAAGCtttttaaatcttttttGAGTGCTTTGTCATCTAAAGACCGATATGCAGAACTGTCTCGAGCATATATGATTTGTTGGAGATAAGGGGGTTAAAGCGTTTGTATCCATCGTGGTTAGGTAGTCAGGTCTATTATCATAGTAGTCGAGCAGATGAGGGGGTAGTAAACATTGATGTTTTGTCCCACCTAACGTCAGAGGATCTCCAGTTAGTGGTATGTAATGGAAATATTAAACATACACAGCGtagttgtattttctttgctttaggTGAATTTGAGAATCGTGGTCCCTGGCCATACTCCGTCGACTCTCCAAAGTGGCTACAATTTTAGCTCCAGAACGCTGGAGGAGGTGGATCAGTGTCTGTGAAAACTAGGTTTACCTGCTGTGCATAAACTTTTTTCCAGTATGCAATTAAATGCAGTGCTTCTACTTTGCTTTCCTCATTATTTCTTACCATCCAGTTTCCTCATTAAAGGCAACGTATATACTTAGATCTAACCGCATAAATGGATTACGCCGCCGCAATAAAGCAGCAGGCAGAAGATCTGCAAGACGAGCTGAAGGACTTGGCTTTATGGCAGGAGGAAGTTGCACGTCAGCATGAAGTGAACAAGATGAAAAAGTCAGCCACATTTGTCACAAACTCTGTTCCTCCTATAAGAGGAACAGTACCATCCCTGAAGGAAGCCGTTTTGAAGAGCGCTGGTGTTGTTGAGAAGGAGGACCCtgtgaagaaacagaaagacaaAGGTAACGAACTGTTCCAAAGTGGGAAACTCCAGGAAGCAGTGGAGGCATATGCTGTGGGTATAGACCTTGACCCAGAAGGGCCGATGGCACACGTGCTCTACGGCAACCGAGCGCTTTGTTACTTGAAGTTGGAGAGATGGTCTGATGCCGAACGGGATGCCTCCTCTTGTGTTCGTCTTAACCGCACATACGCCAAAGGGTACTTTCGCCGCGCTACAGCCAGGAAACAGCTAGGGAATTTAAAAGGTGCGCGTACAGACCTAGAGGCAGTGTTGGCGCTTTCACCGAATGATGTAAGTGCCACAAATGAGATGTCGTTAGTAACCAAAATGATCCGAGCAGATCGAGATGGCGCTGAACCGGTTACCAGGAAAAAGATTGTTATTACCGAGGTtgacgacgatgatgatgagcaaTGTGTGGGCGAGGGTGCTCAAGACAAGACGGCCTCTCCAAGTGTGATTGAAAGCAACACCGGTCGACACCCTAACACCGTGGGAGATCAGGTAGTGAAAAATGAGATCGCTGAGTTGGAGAGGTTTCGGGCGGCCCAACGAGACGCACAGGAAGCCAGGtcaagagaaagggaaaccaAATTGCAGTACAAAGGACGTACTTCGTCGAGAGTGGAGATTGTGGAAGAAATCAACAATGAGAGTAAGGAAGGAGTAGTTGTTTCTTCGTCCCCTCTGTCACTAAACAACGGAGTGACGTCAGCGTCGGCACAAGAATGTCCTTCGAGAGAACTAGCCGCGGTTTCAACGAGCGGTGCAGCGCAACGACCGGCGACCTttaaagacaaaaagatgaATGAGCCTGTTGTCCCTCGCATGCTAAAGCCGACTGTAAAGTGGACTAAGGATACTTTGAAAGCACCCAAGTCGTTTACAGAATTTGAGCGAGTTTTTTTAGACCTTAAGGACGATGAGGAACTGCTCTGTTTTTATGTTTCGGTTATACCCCCTGGGAGCATGCAGGTGCTTTTTGGAAGCAATATGACACCTGATATTCTTCTTGGTATGCTGAAAGCGGCAGGAAGGCTTTCAGGAACATCAacggtttcttttctcaaGGGACTGTGTACCGTGAAACGCGTGAGGGATATCTCACTGTTCTTTGATGACTGCGAGAAGAAGGTGGTCGAGGAGGTGATGGATGTTGTTGTCTCTTGCGGAGCTTCTGATGAGGATGTGAGCCTGTTTAGGCGGCAACTTGGGGTTATATAGATGGAAACTTTTAATCTGTGTGACTCAgtcggggggggggaagtgctTTTTCGTGCTAATTTTTAGTTGAGCATATGCGGCTTTGTGTTTCGCGTCTCTGCCGGTTTCTGGCGTGTTGCGTTGGTTTTCCGCTCCTTTCCAAACTTCAGTgtcgttgcttttttttttttgatcctTTTGCGTGTGGATGCAAGCAAGGAtggtgaaagaaacaaaatactaCGACGCTTTGGGGGTCCCTCCCAATGCTTCCGAAGATGACATTAAGAGAGCTTACCGCAAACTTGCTTTGAAGTATCACCCAGACAAAAATAAGGAGCCTGGAGCAAACGAAAAGTTCAAGGAGGTTTCGGTGGCCTACGAATGTCTATCGGAtgtggagaaaaggagacGCTACGACCAGTTTGGCGAGAAGGGCGTTGAGTCAGAGGGCGTCGGCATCGACCCATCGGATATCTTTTCCAGTTTCTTTGGTGGGAGACGCGCACGTGGAGAGGCCAAACCAAAAGATATTGTTCATCAGCAGCCCGTGCCCCTCGAAACTTTTTATAATGGTAAGACGATTAAGTTGGCTATTATACGTGATCGGCTTTGCGATTCTTGCAACGGTTCCGGCTCTAAAGATCCCAAGGTTTCCTCGCGGTGCGTGGAATGTGATGGTCGTGGCGTTAAGATAATTACTCGTTCGATTGGACCCGGCTTTGTTCAACAGATGCAGGTCGCGTGTCCAAGGTGCGGCGGAAAGGGTACGGATATTAAAGAAGAGCATAAGTGCCAGAGTTGCAGAGGCCAACAGATCGTAAAGGATAAAAAGgtttttgatgttgttgtggaGAAGGGCATGCAGCATGGGGACAGTGTGACTTTCCAGGGTGAGGGCGATCAAATACCGGGTGTTCGCCTTTCTGGTGACATTATCATCATACTGGATGAAAAACCCCATCCTGTCTTCACGCGCAAAGGTGATCATCTCCTCATTCACCACAAAATATCGTTGGCAGAAGCGCTAACAGGTTTCACAATGAACATTAAGCATCTTGATGAACGTGCCATTTCTATACGATCCACTAACGTAATCGATCCCCAAAAATTATGGAGCGTGAGCAGGGAGGGTATGCCCATTCCCGGAACGGGTGGCACGGAGCGAGGTGACCTGGTAATCAAGTTCGACGTTGTATACCCGTCCGCACAAAGCCTCTCTGGAGATGGCATTGAGCCACTGCGCAGAATCCTCGGGTATCCAAAGCAAGAAGAGCCTGCGCCTGAGGCCACGGAGCACACGCTGGCTGTAACTTACGTTGATCTGGATAGAGAAGCCAGACGCCGTCGCACTGCCGCGAACGACGACGACGATGATGCGGGTCAACATGTACACACCGGTGCAACGTGTACGCAGCAATAGTAATTCCAAGcatgaaaaggaagaaagaggggtTAAAAGGGAAGTTGTGCGAGATTTAAGTATTGGATTCACGAGTCCCTACAATGCGAACCTTTTACTTCTAATCTGAATCATCTGGAGAGATGTTCGTGAGAGCGATGACTGCCATCCAGAATGAAGTGTGgtctccctcctccttttgtaTGTGGCGTTTCTCATCCTTGGAAGAAAGACATAGAGGAGAGATGGGAGCAAAGAATATGCCCAACttcttatattattattattattactattattattattactgttttcTGTTGAGATTAAATTTCTACTAAATATTATTCTGTTGAAACATGCCCCCCTTTTCATGTACACGCctggaaagggggggaatgAAGGGGAATTCAGTGCGGGGCGCCGCTGCAATTCAAATGCTCTGCTGATAAAAGCTTCTGTTTCCTACTGTTTTTTATTGAAAAATAACACTGGTCGTTTGGCGCGTAGGTATCTGAAAGTCTGCAATAAACTCGCGGACGCGGAGTTGTCTATGCACCGTGGATAAAGGGAACCTGAACTGAGATACAGACGCACATGCCTGGGGTTAACGTGATGAGCTACAAGCCGCTTGGTGGACCTGTGCTCGGTGTAACGCGGATGTTACAGATGAGGAATGGGTACACCATTCCTCAGTGTGGGTTTGGGACATACAGAATGACCCCTACCGAAGCCGGGGCGGCTGTCGAATATGCGGTGCAGGCGGGATTCCGTCATTTCGACTGCGCCAAGGCTTACTGCAACCAATTTGCTGTGGGTGATGGATTGCGGCGCGCCATATCGTCGGGGAGGGTGAAGCGAGATGATTTGTTTGTAACGTCCAAGCTCTGGCCAACCGACCAGCATCCTGAAAATGTGGAAAAGGCCTGTAGGGAGACGTTAGAAGAGCTAAAAGTTTCCTATCTAGATCTCTACCTCATACATTGGCCTGTTGCGTGGCGCCACTCACCCGAATTTAAAACCGAAGAAGACAAATATCCCAAGCATGATAGCGGCCTGCCTGCCGTGGACGAGAGAGTGAAACTTACGGACACATGGAGGGCAATGTGTGCACTAGTTGATAAGGGGCTGGTGCGTTCTATTGGGCTTTCTAACTGTTCTGAGAAACATATTGCGGAGGTAATGGGGGACGGTGACTTGTACGCACCTGTGCTTAATCAGATCGAGCTCCATCCTGCACTTGTGCAGCGGGACCTCCTCAACGTACACCGCACCAAAAGGATGCTAACAGCATCGTATAGCCCACTTGGGATGCCTTCAAGGTTCACCTCACCGGACTACAAGGGTCTTCTGACTCATGAAGCGCTGTTGCCCCTATCTGAGCACTCGGGCTTCAGTGTAGCTCGCCTTCTGCTTAACTGGAACCTCGACATGCACAACGTGGTAATTGTGCGCTCGACAAGGAGGGACCACATTCAATCAAATGCAAAGGCGTCGCTCTATACTCTCTCCGATCCTGTTCGGATGATACTTGACCGGTTTCAGGATCGTGAAGGAACCGTGAGGACAATTAACCCCACAAACTTCACCCACTCCGGCGAGAGTTTCTTTTCGTAATACCGCAGGTAAGTACCTAACAAGTTTTCACGGCCTTGAGCGGGTCTATGTGACAATGCAATCCCCATCGCAACGTGGACACAACTGGCACATAGACTTTTCCGTGGTGATTAGTCCCCCCGCTGTTTTCTGTCTCTTTAATTTCTTCTCTGCATACCATTGCTTCGTGTGTTTATTCACATCTTTGTAGGCCAAGTACGTGTGCATGGCGTccaagaaaggagggaagaaggCTAACGGAGAGGATTTGGAGGCGGCCATTCTTCGGTGGTTCGAATGCGAGGGTGAACCAGCAACTGTGCAGTCACTGACCGATGCACTTGGAAGTAAGTTCGGTAAGCAACTGGTTCAAAATACGTTGGAGCAATGTTTAAAGGAACAGAAGCTGTTAGCCAAGGACATAAAAAAGGCACGGTTCTACTTCCTTGCCAGTCCCGCGCCTGGAAGCAATGATGAGGGAAGCGATGTAGGCTCGCACAAAATAGATATCGTAAAACAGCTACGACAGTTACGAAATGGGGTCTCCATGCTTTCTTCTGAGTTGAGCGTTCTCCTGCAGGCCCAGACTTCCTCGAAGAGAGCCACAACGATCGCCTCTCTTGTCTCCGAGTGTGCAGCACTGAGGTCACGGCTTCAGGCACTAC contains:
- a CDS encoding aldo-keto reductase, putative, with amino-acid sequence MPGVNVMSYKPLGGPVLGVTRMLQMRNGYTIPQCGFGTYRMTPTEAGAAVEYAVQAGFRHFDCAKAYCNQFAVGDGLRRAISSGRVKRDDLFVTSKLWPTDQHPENVEKACRETLEELKVSYLDLYLIHWPVAWRHSPEFKTEEDKYPKHDSGLPAVDERVKLTDTWRAMCALVDKGLVRSIGLSNCSEKHIAEVMGDGDLYAPVLNQIELHPALVQRDLLNVHRTKRMLTASYSPLGMPSRFTSPDYKGLLTHEALLPLSEHSGFSVARLLLNWNLDMHNVVIVRSTRRDHIQSNAKASLYTLSDPVRMILDRFQDREGTVRTINPTNFTHSGESFFS
- a CDS encoding chaperone protein DnaJ, putative (similar to GP:886414: TCJ2 {Trypanosoma cruzi} {Trypanosoma cruzi} (PMID:9566524); similar to SP:Q9QYJ0: DnaJ homolog subfamily A member 2 (mDj3). {Mus musculus}), with translation MQARMVKETKYYDALGVPPNASEDDIKRAYRKLALKYHPDKNKEPGANEKFKEVSVAYECLSDVEKRRRYDQFGEKGVESEGVGIDPSDIFSSFFGGRRARGEAKPKDIVHQQPVPLETFYNGKTIKLAIIRDRLCDSCNGSGSKDPKVSSRCVECDGRGVKIITRSIGPGFVQQMQVACPRCGGKGTDIKEEHKCQSCRGQQIVKDKKVFDVVVEKGMQHGDSVTFQGEGDQIPGVRLSGDIIIILDEKPHPVFTRKGDHLLIHHKISLAEALTGFTMNIKHLDERAISIRSTNVIDPQKLWSVSREGMPIPGTGGTERGDLVIKFDVVYPSAQSLSGDGIEPLRRILGYPKQEEPAPEATEHTLAVTYVDLDREARRRRTAANDDDDDAGQHVHTGATCTQQ
- a CDS encoding vesicle-associated membrane protein, putative (similar to Synaptobrevin-like protein 1. (Swiss-Prot:P51809) [Homo sapiens]), encoding MLISASFVSYQRMIVAEHRVTATMKGVVDVMLEQLPRYDTKAVYQYDESVFHFLVENELVYGCVTGVDHTKRVVFEFLSRIRDFFKKEFAGSDRRYPRPSAISFSACSKFGAVLSDNMRSFNETNSTDKLGEINKLVDDTKHTMLGNIDVLIDRGERIELLCHKTEVLNTGSRAFQSSARSLKWKVCMGKMRFVIGTFLLFLFFATISFIFICGTNLKCKK
- a CDS encoding TPR-repeat protein, putative, with protein sequence MDYAAAIKQQAEDLQDELKDLALWQEEVARQHEVNKMKKSATFVTNSVPPIRGTVPSLKEAVLKSAGVVEKEDPVKKQKDKGNELFQSGKLQEAVEAYAVGIDLDPEGPMAHVLYGNRALCYLKLERWSDAERDASSCVRLNRTYAKGYFRRATARKQLGNLKGARTDLEAVLALSPNDVSATNEMSLVTKMIRADRDGAEPVTRKKIVITEVDDDDDEQCVGEGAQDKTASPSVIESNTGRHPNTVGDQVVKNEIAELERFRAAQRDAQEARSRERETKLQYKGRTSSRVEIVEEINNESKEGVVVSSSPLSLNNGVTSASAQECPSRELAAVSTSGAAQRPATFKDKKMNEPVVPRMLKPTVKWTKDTLKAPKSFTEFERVFLDLKDDEELLCFYVSVIPPGSMQVLFGSNMTPDILLGMLKAAGRLSGTSTVSFLKGLCTVKRVRDISLFFDDCEKKVVEEVMDVVVSCGASDEDVSLFRRQLGVI